A stretch of the Aegilops tauschii subsp. strangulata cultivar AL8/78 chromosome 4, Aet v6.0, whole genome shotgun sequence genome encodes the following:
- the LOC141021797 gene encoding uncharacterized protein: protein MARQATAYCIQDGELYKKQPNDVSLRCISREQGIELLADIHGGNCGHHSLSRTLVSKAFRSGFYWPTALHDATELVKSCEACQFHAKQIHLPAQGLQTIPLS, encoded by the coding sequence ATGGCCCGACAGgccacggcgtactgcatccaggacggtgagttatacaagAAGCAGCCAAATGACGTTTCCTTGCGTTGtatctccagggaacaggggaTCGAGTTGCTAGCTGATATACACGGCGGAAACTGTGGGCACCACTCGTTGTCGCGAACCCTCGTGagcaaggcgttccgcagcgggttctactggcctacggcgctCCACGACGCGACTGAGCTagtgaagtcctgcgaggcctgtCAATTCCACGCCAAACAGATCCATctgccagctcagggcctccagaccatcccgctctcgtaG